One genomic segment of Desulfurispora thermophila DSM 16022 includes these proteins:
- a CDS encoding S-layer homology domain-containing protein has protein sequence MRRTKSLVFVLVLAVLALGLVTSAYAASFSDVIGTKYEEPIKMLNNFGIASGYPDGTIKPDNSITRAEFAKIVVTEMKMADGVVKGNTKFKDVDASHWASGYINVAVGQGILKGYPDGTFRPDANVTNAEAVTMLVRMLGYGPAVNEADWPNSYLAKGAEVGVLDGVNVEAMAPAKRGDVFMMAANAFEADVLEQTGYGSEQKWEVTGKTFYEKAWKLEKVKDLVVTDVPLTDGSLDDNEIKLAPANDLENGKVYEIVGTFDPNRVMGLDVDAFVDTTSSKLKVYSVDVTTNKGDIVLDKVKSLTFDPATKKLIKVKAKGLDKEFNLSLHQVDIGGGVKDGVLVFNNGHTVQLQVYKAWDDNSDARKYGGRNSILAAVTSNSNTIKRLWIIDTDGFVTKVKRVDTSNEKIITDNGDIQLDTADYRVYRNNQLVKLEDIKAGDIINVLVPVGQSVSSPNFAVIYASDATITGDVTKAYEDGDAFWVEIGGKKVELTPRAKYEYGSDKKTVVNADGTWNSSVEMKKLINKNVTAYLDAFGEARLLVANSAVEGGFDKQYGVVVSKATLGSNYELKVRLTNGQKVTYTADLNDEDTYAFDFTGGLTTASVISDIQPGSLISFNVGSNNMIDDLDVLTTMSGGNPVAVSYAYDAGRVEITYTTRAFDKDDDYVNTGNGIFDLASYAAYFDATTPADTDITSLKALDGITVGSSGDKQLVLVKDDSTSKKAIVLVAYKASGSIGAEADIGILVDAYDKSDGRYADIFVGGKLLTDVDATASGVKSVITSGKEDDVFYFKLKGNELDSGTVAFNESTSGTVNGATYYEVNGYKAFVIDKTDDTNYWVIDDIDGNIITLKNNKDGKTVVVRLDGSDSTLVDNSGSSPVVINADQLYEGAPVDVVLQKNSDTLVEFLVIQDY, from the coding sequence ATGAGACGTACCAAAAGTTTGGTATTCGTGCTTGTGCTGGCCGTTCTGGCCCTGGGCCTGGTGACCAGCGCTTATGCCGCATCGTTTAGCGATGTTATCGGCACCAAGTACGAAGAACCGATCAAAATGCTGAACAACTTTGGTATTGCCTCCGGATATCCCGATGGCACTATCAAACCGGACAACAGCATTACCCGCGCTGAATTTGCCAAGATTGTCGTCACCGAAATGAAAATGGCTGACGGCGTTGTCAAGGGCAACACCAAGTTCAAAGATGTCGACGCCAGCCACTGGGCCAGCGGCTACATCAATGTGGCGGTCGGTCAGGGCATCCTGAAGGGCTATCCCGATGGCACCTTCCGTCCCGATGCCAATGTGACCAACGCTGAAGCCGTGACCATGCTGGTGCGCATGCTGGGCTACGGTCCCGCCGTTAACGAAGCCGATTGGCCGAACAGCTACCTGGCCAAGGGCGCCGAAGTTGGCGTGTTGGACGGCGTGAATGTGGAAGCCATGGCTCCCGCCAAGCGCGGCGATGTCTTCATGATGGCTGCCAACGCCTTTGAAGCCGATGTGCTGGAGCAGACCGGCTATGGTTCCGAACAAAAGTGGGAAGTAACTGGCAAGACCTTCTATGAGAAAGCATGGAAGCTGGAAAAGGTAAAAGACCTGGTTGTCACAGATGTGCCGTTGACAGATGGTTCGCTGGATGACAATGAAATTAAATTGGCTCCGGCCAATGATCTTGAAAACGGTAAAGTCTATGAAATTGTGGGCACATTTGACCCCAACCGCGTAATGGGCCTGGATGTGGATGCTTTTGTTGATACTACTTCCAGTAAACTGAAAGTTTACAGCGTGGATGTTACAACTAACAAAGGCGACATCGTTCTGGATAAGGTCAAGAGTCTGACCTTTGATCCCGCTACTAAAAAGCTTATTAAAGTTAAGGCGAAAGGCCTGGACAAAGAATTTAATTTGAGCCTGCACCAAGTGGATATTGGTGGCGGAGTAAAAGATGGTGTTCTTGTATTTAACAACGGCCATACTGTGCAACTCCAAGTTTATAAGGCTTGGGACGACAACTCTGATGCCCGCAAATATGGTGGCAGAAACAGCATTCTGGCCGCTGTAACATCTAACAGCAACACCATCAAGCGTCTGTGGATCATTGATACCGATGGTTTTGTAACCAAAGTAAAGCGTGTCGACACCTCTAATGAAAAGATTATTACTGACAACGGTGATATCCAACTGGATACAGCCGACTATAGAGTATACCGCAACAACCAGCTGGTTAAGCTGGAAGACATTAAAGCTGGTGACATAATCAACGTTCTGGTACCCGTAGGCCAGAGTGTAAGCAGTCCTAACTTTGCGGTTATCTATGCTTCCGATGCCACCATTACTGGCGATGTTACCAAGGCCTATGAAGATGGTGACGCCTTCTGGGTAGAAATTGGTGGCAAGAAAGTTGAGCTGACACCACGGGCCAAGTATGAATACGGCAGCGATAAGAAGACCGTGGTTAATGCTGATGGTACCTGGAACAGCAGTGTTGAAATGAAGAAGCTGATCAACAAGAATGTCACCGCCTACCTGGATGCCTTTGGTGAAGCTCGCCTGCTGGTAGCCAACAGCGCCGTAGAAGGTGGCTTTGACAAGCAGTATGGTGTAGTGGTTTCCAAGGCAACGCTCGGCTCTAACTACGAACTGAAGGTACGACTGACCAATGGTCAGAAAGTAACCTACACAGCTGACTTGAATGATGAAGATACCTATGCTTTTGACTTTACTGGTGGTTTGACTACTGCTAGTGTCATTAGTGACATTCAGCCTGGCTCCTTGATCAGCTTCAACGTTGGCTCCAACAATATGATTGATGATTTGGATGTGCTGACCACAATGAGTGGCGGTAATCCTGTAGCTGTTTCGTACGCTTATGATGCTGGTCGCGTAGAAATTACCTACACTACCAGAGCCTTTGACAAAGACGATGACTATGTAAACACTGGCAATGGTATATTTGACCTGGCCAGCTATGCTGCTTACTTTGATGCAACTACGCCCGCTGATACAGATATAACTTCACTCAAGGCGCTGGACGGCATTACTGTGGGTAGCAGCGGCGATAAACAGCTAGTGCTAGTGAAAGATGACTCTACAAGCAAGAAAGCTATTGTGCTAGTTGCTTACAAAGCAAGCGGTAGCATTGGTGCCGAAGCTGACATCGGTATCCTGGTCGACGCTTACGACAAGTCCGATGGTCGTTATGCTGACATCTTTGTGGGCGGCAAGCTGCTCACTGATGTTGATGCAACAGCCAGTGGCGTGAAGAGTGTAATTACCTCTGGCAAAGAAGATGATGTCTTCTACTTCAAGCTCAAGGGTAATGAGCTTGACAGTGGTACTGTAGCGTTCAATGAATCCACTTCTGGTACTGTAAATGGTGCTACCTATTATGAAGTGAACGGCTACAAAGCCTTCGTGATTGACAAGACTGACGACACCAACTACTGGGTAATTGATGATATTGATGGCAACATCATTACCCTCAAGAACAATAAGGATGGCAAGACTGTAGTCGTACGCCTCGACGGCAGCGACAGCACTCTGGTTGACAACAGCGGCAGCAGCCCGGTTGTCATCAATGCTGACCAGCTGTACGAAGGCGCACCTGTTGATGTTGTCCTGCAGAAGAACAGCGACACATTAGTCGAGTTCCTGGTCATCCAAGATTATTAA
- a CDS encoding TolC family protein yields MPATKLRKFIVLLAGVLLVMLLAGTAFSADTIQTKSSADARQLSLSLNDAIKMAHENNSRIKLAKINYDNAVIDVDVAHDISKKLGRVEDYGLSMDSALAREFNERDKKDARTMAENNYRAALEAIDLSIRKMYFDLLAAQETQKAKQTALARAQEQQKNAQAAYKAGTVAKTDVLQADAAVASARADLVVASNNLVTLRMKLCKELGLPVGTQIVLTDKLDNVNKVDETLEKALQEAEKNRLDLQNAAISLDNAKARLKAVSDVYGSRHYMAQKAALGVQKADIDYNDTKQTVQTDITTALLNLQAAEQGYRALTQAVTAAQESLRLAKLRYQVGAANSFEVTAAAEKLADLEAKQISALETYQIARATLNTLKVTALTTSSSSTSSTGTGN; encoded by the coding sequence GTGCCGGCGACAAAATTGCGCAAATTTATTGTGCTGTTGGCAGGTGTTTTGCTCGTTATGCTGCTGGCGGGGACGGCTTTTTCAGCGGATACCATTCAGACCAAGTCATCTGCGGATGCCAGACAGCTGAGTCTGTCGCTGAACGATGCTATTAAAATGGCTCATGAAAATAATTCACGCATTAAGTTGGCTAAAATAAACTACGACAACGCAGTTATTGATGTGGATGTGGCCCATGATATATCCAAAAAGCTGGGGCGAGTGGAGGATTACGGGCTTTCCATGGATTCGGCCCTGGCGCGCGAGTTTAATGAGCGCGACAAAAAAGATGCCCGGACAATGGCGGAAAATAATTACCGGGCGGCGCTGGAAGCAATTGATCTATCCATACGCAAAATGTATTTTGATCTGCTGGCCGCCCAGGAGACTCAGAAGGCCAAACAGACGGCACTGGCCAGGGCGCAGGAGCAACAAAAGAACGCTCAGGCGGCATATAAAGCGGGGACTGTGGCTAAAACCGACGTTCTGCAGGCCGATGCTGCGGTGGCCAGCGCCCGGGCCGACCTTGTGGTGGCGTCTAACAATCTTGTCACCTTGCGCATGAAGTTGTGCAAAGAACTCGGTCTGCCCGTCGGCACACAGATTGTCCTGACTGATAAACTGGACAATGTGAACAAGGTGGATGAAACTCTGGAAAAAGCTCTACAGGAAGCGGAGAAAAATCGCCTGGATTTGCAAAATGCTGCCATCTCTCTGGATAATGCAAAGGCCCGTCTGAAGGCGGTGTCTGATGTATATGGATCCCGGCATTACATGGCACAAAAGGCCGCTCTGGGTGTGCAGAAGGCGGATATAGATTACAATGATACCAAACAAACTGTGCAGACTGACATAACAACGGCCCTGCTCAATTTGCAGGCCGCTGAGCAGGGCTACCGTGCCCTGACCCAGGCGGTGACCGCCGCGCAGGAAAGCCTGCGTCTGGCCAAACTGCGCTACCAGGTGGGGGCGGCGAACAGTTTTGAAGTGACAGCCGCCGCCGAAAAACTGGCCGACCTGGAAGCAAAACAGATCAGTGCTCTGGAAACCTACCAGATCGCCCGTGCAACATTGAACACATTAAAGGTTACAGCTTTAACAACTAGCTCATCATCAACATCCTCCACCGGCACGGGCAATTGA
- a CDS encoding WecB/TagA/CpsF family glycosyltransferase translates to MMSEILGAAIDNLTLAAVVQKTASLLWERRRVFVLTLNPEYLYRAQREPELLELAGRADIVTPDGTGIVWACAVAGTPVPERVTGIDLMLALLAEAARRGWRVYLLGAAPGVADEAADNLRRRFPGLQICGTWHGYFAPQEAEQVLADIVEKRPQLLFVALGAPRQEMWLAENLSRIPAPVVGMGVGGSFDVLAGRVKRAPLWMQKAHIEWLWRLIQEPRRWRRMLVLPKFAWLVLREYKLGRRSKRR, encoded by the coding sequence ATGATGAGCGAGATTTTGGGAGCAGCCATTGACAATTTAACTCTTGCGGCAGTGGTCCAAAAAACAGCTTCCCTTCTTTGGGAAAGACGACGTGTTTTCGTCCTCACCCTTAACCCGGAATACCTCTACCGGGCCCAGCGCGAGCCAGAACTGCTTGAACTGGCCGGTCGGGCCGATATTGTTACACCGGATGGTACGGGCATAGTGTGGGCCTGTGCTGTGGCCGGCACACCGGTGCCCGAGCGGGTGACGGGCATAGACCTGATGCTGGCCCTGCTGGCCGAAGCCGCCCGGCGGGGTTGGCGGGTGTACCTTTTGGGGGCGGCGCCCGGCGTGGCCGATGAGGCGGCGGACAACCTGCGCCGCCGTTTTCCCGGGCTGCAGATCTGCGGCACCTGGCACGGCTATTTTGCGCCGCAAGAGGCGGAACAGGTGCTGGCCGATATAGTGGAAAAGCGGCCCCAGTTGCTCTTTGTGGCCCTGGGGGCGCCCCGGCAGGAAATGTGGCTGGCGGAAAATCTGTCCCGGATTCCCGCGCCGGTGGTGGGCATGGGTGTGGGGGGTAGCTTTGATGTGCTGGCCGGGCGGGTGAAGCGGGCACCCCTCTGGATGCAGAAGGCGCACATCGAGTGGCTGTGGCGGCTCATACAGGAGCCGCGCCGCTGGCGGCGCATGCTGGTGCTGCCCAAATTTGCCTGGCTGGTGCTCAGGGAGTACAAGCTGGGCAGGCGAAGCAAGCGGCGCTGA
- the csaB gene encoding polysaccharide pyruvyl transferase CsaB has product MPRVVISGYYGFHNNGDEAMLYAILQALGQRVPGLEAVVLSRDPVHTRAFFGVRAVPRHDLVSLWRELRRADMLISGGGGLLQDVTGPNSIIYYLGVVQMARLLGKKVVFYGHGIGPVRTALGRRLMRLVVNQVDLVTVRDEASRQELAALGVRRPPVHVTADPVLGLTAPEVLLTPGQEFWQKYGLTGEGDPLVGISVRHWQKHTRYKSVLAGLADRLVEQGYRVVFLPMHHPGDVTAARDVLAQMRQPAVLIEKRLDFKEMLGLMSGLHLAIGMRLHFLIFGSLLGVPVLGLSYDPKVERFLQLVDMPLGGRIEDLQLSALWAATQELLSRREERRRRMEERVLQLRSRALAGADLVAGLLRCER; this is encoded by the coding sequence ATGCCGCGGGTTGTTATTTCTGGCTATTACGGTTTTCACAACAACGGCGATGAGGCCATGTTATACGCCATATTGCAGGCCTTAGGGCAGCGCGTACCGGGGTTGGAGGCCGTGGTGCTGTCCAGGGATCCGGTGCACACCCGGGCCTTTTTTGGCGTGCGGGCCGTGCCTCGCCACGACCTGGTCAGTCTCTGGCGCGAACTGCGGCGTGCGGATATGCTGATCAGCGGCGGCGGCGGCCTTTTGCAGGATGTCACCGGCCCCAACAGCATCATTTATTACCTGGGCGTGGTGCAAATGGCCCGCCTGCTGGGCAAAAAGGTGGTCTTCTACGGGCACGGTATCGGCCCGGTGCGTACCGCCCTGGGGAGGCGCCTGATGCGGCTGGTGGTCAACCAGGTGGATCTGGTGACGGTGCGGGATGAAGCCTCCCGGCAGGAACTGGCCGCCCTGGGCGTGCGCCGGCCGCCGGTGCATGTGACGGCCGACCCGGTGCTGGGCCTGACTGCTCCGGAAGTGCTCCTGACGCCGGGCCAGGAGTTCTGGCAAAAATACGGGCTGACCGGGGAGGGTGATCCCCTGGTGGGGATTTCGGTCCGTCACTGGCAAAAGCATACCCGCTACAAGAGCGTTTTGGCCGGCCTGGCGGACAGACTGGTGGAGCAGGGTTACCGGGTGGTTTTTTTGCCCATGCACCATCCCGGTGATGTGACGGCGGCGCGCGATGTGCTGGCGCAAATGCGCCAGCCGGCTGTGCTGATTGAGAAAAGGCTGGATTTCAAGGAAATGTTGGGCTTGATGAGCGGCCTGCATCTGGCCATCGGTATGCGCCTGCACTTTTTGATTTTTGGATCATTGTTGGGCGTGCCGGTGCTGGGCCTCTCTTACGATCCCAAGGTGGAGAGGTTTTTACAGTTAGTTGACATGCCCCTGGGGGGGCGGATAGAAGATTTGCAGTTGTCCGCGCTCTGGGCAGCGACGCAGGAGCTTTTGTCCCGGCGGGAGGAACGACGGCGGCGTATGGAGGAGCGGGTGTTGCAACTGCGCTCCCGGGCCCTGGCGGGTGCCGACCTGGTGGCCGGGCTTTTGAGATGTGAGAGGTGA
- a CDS encoding LCP family protein: MRPRRYRLKNKWRIGLLFFLVFVLSGVGYLYASGLLSLLMPSAEWAERLAPPGSDEFKGNMHVLLLGIDARKGETTARADTILLASIDGTKKQISVLSIPRDTRVNIPGHGMDKINVSTALGGPELIMRVVSDLVGLPVDYYIATNYEGFKEIVDAVGGVDYNVEKRLYHYDPQDGGIYTIDLKPGPQHLDGNKALQYVRYRSYALGDIDRTLHQQKFLLALADQVMRPATLLKLPELVPTFSRAVETNMSMQRMTALARAAKNMQDYQIVTQTLPGKFLTLNGGSYWAVDPAVAQLAVQKLLSGEKMEVVQGEVVMAQRNTGGSANAAGNAVPARRRSGSKGQLAPPAEAAGPESRNGEPAGGGGEPAGTGDNPAGQQSGNGSDDRGNNSQSGGGAPQDGSSVPGSSSGHPDSTAGGTAPGVEVQIIPQGGLVPN, translated from the coding sequence ATGCGACCTAGACGGTACCGCCTGAAAAACAAATGGCGCATCGGGCTGCTGTTTTTCCTGGTATTTGTTTTGAGTGGTGTGGGGTATCTTTATGCCAGCGGTTTGCTCTCTCTGCTCATGCCCAGTGCCGAGTGGGCGGAGCGGTTGGCCCCGCCGGGCAGTGACGAATTCAAGGGCAACATGCACGTGCTTTTGTTGGGTATTGACGCCCGCAAGGGCGAGACCACGGCCCGGGCCGATACCATTCTGCTGGCCAGCATAGACGGCACGAAAAAGCAAATTTCCGTGCTTTCCATTCCCCGCGATACCCGGGTGAACATTCCCGGCCACGGCATGGACAAGATCAATGTCTCCACCGCCCTGGGCGGGCCGGAGCTGATCATGCGGGTGGTGTCCGATCTGGTCGGCCTGCCGGTTGACTATTACATTGCCACTAATTACGAGGGATTCAAGGAGATTGTGGATGCTGTGGGCGGCGTGGACTACAATGTGGAAAAGCGCCTGTACCACTATGACCCGCAGGACGGCGGCATCTACACCATCGACTTGAAACCCGGCCCGCAGCACCTGGACGGCAACAAGGCGCTGCAATATGTGCGTTACCGCAGCTACGCCCTGGGCGACATCGACCGCACACTGCACCAGCAGAAGTTTCTGCTGGCCCTGGCCGACCAGGTGATGCGTCCGGCTACCTTGCTCAAATTGCCCGAACTGGTGCCCACCTTCAGCCGGGCCGTGGAGACCAATATGAGTATGCAGCGCATGACCGCACTGGCCCGGGCGGCCAAAAACATGCAGGACTACCAGATAGTGACCCAGACCCTGCCCGGCAAATTCCTAACTTTAAACGGCGGCAGCTACTGGGCGGTGGATCCGGCCGTGGCGCAGCTGGCCGTACAGAAACTGCTCAGTGGCGAGAAAATGGAAGTAGTGCAGGGTGAAGTGGTGATGGCCCAGCGCAATACCGGCGGTTCGGCGAACGCGGCAGGCAATGCGGTACCGGCCAGGCGCCGCAGCGGGTCGAAGGGCCAGCTGGCTCCTCCGGCGGAGGCGGCCGGGCCGGAGAGCCGGAACGGTGAGCCGGCCGGCGGTGGTGGAGAGCCGGCCGGGACAGGAGACAATCCTGCCGGTCAGCAGTCCGGCAATGGTTCGGATGACAGAGGGAACAACAGCCAGAGTGGCGGTGGCGCACCGCAGGACGGCAGTTCGGTACCGGGCAGTTCCTCCGGCCACCCGGACAGTACGGCGGGAGGAACAGCCCCCGGTGTGGAAGTGCAAATCATTCCGCAGGGCGGGCTGGTGCCCAATTAA
- a CDS encoding O-antigen ligase family protein: protein MIFQHSLFGQLGRGLRAAAPHSRLLSFLTVPAAYTDPAVLNCSRLIPLLCFLCRLPARLLLALGGSLHRAWMHSRAAALQAPPWLQGSFLWQQATALRVESLLWPAALYPGVDFALRQFMPALASAWDELLLLAIIALWPLQMALRGRLEWRRSRLDIPLLVYFALLLFLYFLRSPDSGLAREGLRVYLEYPLWFFAGYQLLQNRQQFTALLGGMLGLAGLVAAYGIAQYLLGVEMPANWVDQAEAGVKLRIFSIFTSPNVLGSYLMIFIPVALALLFTTRGRLSRLGVAALLLVLLTAEALTFSRGAWLALLLALLVFSLLYRPWLLAALAAGALAVPKLVPAVGARISYMLSSAYIASSNRAGRLARWQNALDLWQQNLWFGLGYGRFGGAVAARRIPGAYYVDNFYLKTAVETGLVGLLALLWLLLSVLRALLDSWRRIGGDRLKLLAAGLLAGLCGVMAHNLVENIFEAPVMAAQFWLLAGLTAALPQVEGNTGNQYSSSCLTAEVSSSDP from the coding sequence ATGATTTTCCAGCACAGCCTGTTTGGACAACTGGGACGGGGGCTGCGCGCCGCCGCTCCCCACAGTCGCCTGCTGTCCTTTTTGACCGTACCGGCGGCATACACCGACCCGGCGGTGCTCAACTGTTCCCGTCTGATCCCGCTGCTCTGCTTTCTTTGCCGGCTGCCCGCCCGCCTGTTGCTGGCGCTGGGCGGCAGCCTGCACCGCGCCTGGATGCACAGCCGGGCAGCCGCCCTACAGGCGCCGCCCTGGCTGCAGGGCAGTTTCCTCTGGCAGCAAGCCACCGCCCTGCGGGTGGAAAGCCTGCTCTGGCCGGCCGCCCTGTACCCCGGCGTGGACTTCGCCCTGCGCCAGTTTATGCCCGCCCTGGCCTCGGCCTGGGACGAACTTCTGCTGCTGGCCATCATCGCCCTGTGGCCGCTGCAGATGGCCCTGCGGGGCCGGCTAGAATGGCGGCGCAGCCGGCTGGACATCCCCCTGCTGGTGTACTTCGCCCTGCTCCTTTTCCTGTATTTCCTGCGCTCGCCCGACAGCGGCCTGGCCCGGGAGGGCCTGCGCGTTTATCTGGAATACCCGCTGTGGTTTTTTGCCGGCTACCAGCTGCTGCAAAACCGGCAGCAATTTACGGCTTTGCTGGGCGGTATGCTGGGGCTGGCCGGACTGGTGGCCGCGTACGGCATTGCCCAGTATTTGCTGGGCGTGGAAATGCCGGCCAACTGGGTGGATCAGGCCGAAGCCGGCGTCAAACTGCGCATTTTCTCCATTTTCACCAGCCCCAATGTGCTGGGCAGCTACCTGATGATTTTCATCCCCGTCGCCCTGGCCCTGCTGTTTACAACCCGCGGCCGGTTGTCCCGCCTGGGGGTGGCTGCGCTCCTGCTGGTGCTTTTGACCGCCGAGGCGCTGACCTTTTCCCGCGGCGCCTGGCTGGCCCTGCTGCTGGCCCTGCTGGTTTTCTCGCTGCTCTACCGGCCCTGGCTGTTGGCCGCCCTGGCCGCGGGCGCTCTGGCCGTCCCCAAACTGGTGCCCGCGGTGGGCGCCCGCATCAGCTACATGCTTTCCAGCGCTTACATCGCCAGCAGCAACCGGGCCGGTCGCCTGGCCCGCTGGCAAAACGCCCTGGATCTGTGGCAACAAAACCTGTGGTTTGGTCTGGGCTACGGCCGCTTCGGCGGGGCGGTGGCCGCCCGCCGCATCCCCGGCGCCTACTATGTGGACAACTTTTACCTGAAGACGGCCGTGGAAACCGGCCTGGTAGGCCTTTTGGCGCTGCTCTGGCTGCTGCTCTCGGTGTTGCGCGCCCTGCTGGACAGCTGGCGCCGGATCGGCGGCGACCGGCTCAAGCTGCTGGCCGCGGGACTTCTGGCCGGGCTGTGTGGTGTGATGGCCCACAACCTGGTGGAAAACATTTTTGAAGCGCCGGTGATGGCCGCCCAGTTCTGGCTGCTGGCCGGACTGACCGCGGCCCTGCCGCAGGTGGAAGGGAATACTGGGAACCAATACAGCTCGTCGTGCCTCACTGCCGAGGTTTCATCGTCAGACCCCTGA
- a CDS encoding glycosyltransferase, with protein sequence MKQLKVLHVIGGGEFGGAERHILNLVTSMDEQRVQALVCCLFAEPFVRIARENGLKVVYLPMRHKLNLGVLGGLRALMERERVDIVHTHGVRANLVGRLAARLAGVSGVVTTVHSKLDLDYPDWPSRLANKFIERASRGLTRHFIAVSGGIKQYLLQEGIKERKITVIYNGLKTDEFAGRAQPGVFRQQWRLEEGKHLVGVVGRLHHVKGQTYFLQAAAQLAAQRDDVHFLVVGSGPDREKLEQQAGELGLTGRVTFTGFVSDVPAVLADLSLLVIPSLSEGLPLAAVEAMAAGVPVLATSVGGLPEVIQHGNSGLLVPPADVPALTKSMTWMLDHPAEVAVMVELARQTVQEKFSAVAMARRTEELYRWVLGGR encoded by the coding sequence GTGAAGCAGCTGAAAGTCCTCCATGTGATTGGGGGAGGCGAATTTGGCGGAGCGGAAAGGCATATTCTAAATCTGGTCACATCCATGGACGAGCAGCGGGTGCAGGCGCTGGTCTGCTGCCTGTTTGCCGAGCCCTTTGTGCGCATTGCCCGGGAAAACGGCCTTAAAGTGGTCTACCTGCCCATGCGACACAAACTGAATCTGGGCGTGCTGGGGGGACTGCGCGCCCTCATGGAGCGGGAAAGGGTGGACATTGTGCACACGCACGGTGTGCGGGCCAACCTGGTGGGCCGCCTGGCCGCCCGTCTGGCCGGCGTGTCCGGCGTGGTTACCACAGTGCACAGCAAATTGGATCTGGACTACCCCGACTGGCCCAGCCGCCTGGCCAACAAATTTATTGAGCGGGCTTCCCGCGGCCTGACGAGGCACTTCATTGCCGTCTCCGGGGGTATCAAACAATACCTGCTGCAGGAAGGGATAAAAGAGCGAAAAATTACTGTAATATATAATGGCCTGAAAACCGATGAATTTGCTGGCCGGGCGCAGCCGGGTGTTTTTCGCCAGCAGTGGCGGCTGGAGGAGGGGAAACACCTGGTGGGCGTGGTGGGCCGGCTGCACCATGTGAAGGGACAGACCTATTTTCTGCAGGCGGCGGCCCAGCTGGCCGCTCAGCGGGACGATGTGCATTTTCTGGTGGTGGGCAGCGGCCCGGACCGGGAAAAGCTGGAACAACAGGCCGGGGAACTGGGCCTGACCGGGCGGGTTACATTTACCGGTTTTGTCAGTGATGTGCCGGCTGTGCTGGCCGATTTAAGTCTGCTGGTAATCCCCTCGCTTTCCGAGGGTCTGCCCCTGGCAGCGGTGGAGGCCATGGCCGCCGGCGTGCCCGTGCTGGCCACCTCGGTGGGCGGGCTGCCCGAAGTGATCCAGCACGGCAACAGTGGCCTGCTGGTGCCACCGGCCGATGTACCCGCCCTGACCAAGAGCATGACCTGGATGCTGGATCACCCGGCCGAGGTGGCGGTGATGGTGGAACTGGCCCGGCAGACTGTGCAGGAAAAATTCAGCGCTGTGGCCATGGCCCGTCGCACCGAGGAACTTTACCGGTGGGTGCTGGGCGGCCGGTAA
- a CDS encoding glycosyltransferase — protein MDKITNRTVVCISSIDWDPLWTRKQQVMSRLPASCPILYVEPPITLLSPLKDRALRRRWLNWRGQLRRLPDRENIYLLTPPPVLPFGNKFRPVNRINQRWLLLFIRRAMRRLGLQNPLLWVYLPGSVDLVDALPHELLIYDCVDEHSAYTGLINRRVVLDMERELMGKCNLVFVTAPGLYEAKKGWARRIYYLPNAADVAHFGRAAAPETPLAPEMQGLPRPVLGFVGAIQDWIDLDLLARTARAYPQGSMVLIGPVGAGVDVSELAALPNVHLLGRRDKEVLPSYMKGFDVCLNPFKINELTDRVSPLKFYEYLATGKPVVSVDMPGVRDFAGVIEIAATPGEFVAAVGRALEQDTPQRRQQRLELARQHSWDSRVRFMVEKIEELL, from the coding sequence ATGGACAAAATAACCAACCGGACGGTTGTCTGCATTTCTTCTATAGACTGGGATCCGCTGTGGACGCGCAAACAGCAGGTGATGTCCCGCCTGCCGGCATCCTGCCCGATATTATACGTAGAGCCGCCCATCACGCTGCTCTCGCCCTTAAAAGACCGCGCCCTGCGCCGGCGCTGGCTGAACTGGCGGGGGCAGTTGCGCCGCCTGCCCGACAGAGAGAATATCTATTTGCTTACCCCACCGCCTGTGCTGCCGTTTGGCAACAAGTTCCGCCCGGTAAACAGGATCAATCAGCGGTGGCTTTTGCTTTTTATCCGCCGGGCCATGCGCCGCCTGGGGTTGCAAAACCCGCTCCTGTGGGTGTACCTGCCCGGCAGTGTGGATCTGGTGGACGCGCTGCCCCATGAGCTGCTGATTTACGACTGTGTAGACGAGCATTCGGCCTACACCGGGCTGATCAACCGCCGGGTGGTGCTGGACATGGAGCGGGAGCTCATGGGCAAGTGCAACCTGGTCTTTGTTACCGCTCCAGGCCTGTATGAGGCCAAAAAGGGCTGGGCGCGGCGCATTTACTACCTGCCCAATGCGGCCGATGTGGCCCACTTTGGCCGGGCCGCCGCGCCGGAAACGCCGCTGGCGCCCGAGATGCAGGGTTTGCCCCGCCCCGTGCTGGGCTTTGTGGGGGCCATCCAGGACTGGATCGACCTGGACCTGCTGGCGCGCACCGCCCGCGCTTATCCGCAGGGTTCAATGGTGTTAATCGGGCCGGTGGGGGCGGGGGTGGATGTGAGTGAGCTGGCCGCCCTGCCCAATGTGCACCTGCTGGGGCGCAGGGACAAAGAAGTGCTGCCCTCCTATATGAAGGGTTTTGATGTTTGCTTGAACCCGTTCAAAATAAACGAGCTGACCGACCGGGTCAGCCCGCTGAAATTTTACGAGTACCTGGCCACGGGCAAGCCGGTGGTCAGTGTGGACATGCCCGGCGTGCGCGACTTCGCCGGCGTGATTGAGATTGCCGCCACTCCCGGGGAGTTTGTGGCCGCCGTGGGGCGGGCCCTGGAGCAGGACACGCCGCAGCGCCGCCAGCAGCGGCTGGAACTGGCCCGGCAGCACTCCTGGGACAGCCGGGTGCGGTTCATGGTGGAGAAAATCGAGGAGTTGTTATAA